The stretch of DNA CAGTCGGCCTCGGGGCGCATCCGCAGGGCGAGGGCGGAGGTGCCGGCGTCGTCCAGGGCGACGGTGAGGATGCCGTCCTCCAGGGTGATCCGGGCGGTGTCGGCCGGGGCGGTGGTGCACTCCTCGCCCCGGCCCGTCCCGGTGACGTCGGCGGTCAGCCCTTCGGCCGGGTCGGTGCTCCCCTCGACCACGGAGAGCTCGTAGAAGCAGTCGTCATCGTCCTCGTTCTCCAGGGAGGCGGTGCGGTCGCCCTCGTCGACCTGGAGCGTCCACAGCACCCCGTCGACCGCGCCCTCCCAGTCCGCCGCGTAGTCGGCGGTGAACTCGGGGACCGGCATCGGCTCGCCGGTGGACTCCGGCGAGGGCGGCGGCGCGGACGGGGAGGACTCCGAGTCCGGTGCCGCCTCCGCGGTGCCCTCGGCGGCCTCCCGCCCCTCCGGGCCGGCTCCGTCGCCGCCGAGGCCGCGGGCCAGGAGGAAGGCGCCGGCCGCCGCGGCGGCGAGCAGGGCCAGCACGGCGGCGACCGCGGGCCAGCGCCGCTTGGCGGGCGGCTCGGCCGGGGCCGCCCGGGTGGGTGCGGCCGCCCCGGCGACCGGGACCGTGGCGCCGGCGGCCCCCGCCGCGGACGGCGCCGCCGGCGGTGCCGTCCTCCGGCCGAGCAGCTCCATCAGCAGGTCCTGCGAGGACGGCCGGCGGGCCGGGTTCTTGTTCAGCGCGGCGGTGACCGGTCCGCGCAGCCGCTCCGGCAGGCCGTCCAGGTCGGGGGCGGCGTTGACCACCCGGTTCAGCACCTCGGCGACGGTCCGCCCGGCGAACGGCGGCCTGCCGGTCGCGGCGAACGCCACCACGCTCCCCCAGGCGAACACGTCGGTGTGCGGGCCGATGCCCTCCCCGCCGATCTGCTCGGGGGCCATGAACGCGGGGGTGCCGATGGAGGTGTGCGTGCGCTCCCCCTGCGCCTGCGGGACCTGGGCGACGCCGAAGTCGATCACCCGCGCCCCGCCCGCGGCCAGCAGCACGTTGTCGGGTTTGAGGTCGCGGTGGACGATCCCGGCCTCGTGCACCGCCACCAGGGCGGTGGCGATGTTCACCGCGAGCCGGTCCAGGTCGCCGCCGGAGACCGGGCCGCCGTCGCGCACCACCTCGCCGAGCGACGGCCCCTCCACGTACTCGCTGGCGATGTAGGGCGGGGAGGCGGAGAAGTCGGCGTCCAGCACGGCCGCGGTGCAGAACGAGGCGACCTGGCGGGCCGCCGCGGCCTCCCGGACGAACCGGTCGCGCAGCCCGGGGTCGCGCATGCCCGCCGGGTTCAGCGTCTTGACCGCCGCACGCGCGCCGTCCGGGGCCTCGCCGAGGTAGACGACGCCCTGGCCGCCCTCGCCGAGCCGGCCGAGGAGGCGGTACCGTCCGATCTCCCGGGGGTCGGCCGGGTCGAGCGGCTGTGGATCGCTCACTGGGCTGTTCACTCTCCCGCGGTGCAGAGGCCTGTGGGAGCGACGGTACTCGACGCGGTCGGAGAATCCGCGCCCCGGTCGGCACGGGGCGGGGCCGACCGGGCAGTAGCATGTGGCAGACCTCGCCCACCCCCTGCCCCCGCGGGGCGACTCGGCAGAAATGAAGGTTCCTCCCTTGTCCCCGGACACTCCCGCGGCCCTGTGGCGGTCGGCCGCCGCCCAGGACCCCTCGCGCCCGTTCGTGACCGCCTACGACGCCGACACCGGCGGCCGGGTGGAGCTCTCCTACGCGACCTTCGACAACTGGGTGGCCAAGACCTCCGGGCTGATCGCCGACGGGCTGGGCGCGGTGCCCGGGGAGCGGGTGGCGCTGGCGCTGCCGGTGCACTGGCAGAGCCTGGTGTGGCTGCTCGCCTGCTGGTCGACCGGGACGGTGCCGGTGCCCGCCACCGGCCCCGGCGAGGTGCCCGAGGCCGACGTCGCGGTGGTCGACGCGGCCCGGGTGGAGGCCGCCCTGGACGGGCCGGCGCGCGAGGTGGTCGCGGCCTCTTTGCACCCCCTTGGCGCCCCGTTGGCGGACTGCCCGCCGGCCGCGCTGGACTACTCCGACGAGGTCCGCGCCTACCCGGACGCGTTCAGCCCGCGCGGCGCCGCCGGTCCGGGCGACCCGGCGCTGGAGCTGGACGGCGTCCGTTCCGGTGCCGAGCTGGTCGCCGCGGCCCAGGAAACGGCAAAGAGGTGGATGCTGACATCCGATGACCGTGTGGCTATCATCACCTCAGCGCGGGATCCCCTCGGAGCGCTGGGCAGCGGCCTCTCCGCACTCCTCGCCCCCCTCTCCCGCACGGTTCCGCTCATACTCTCCCCGAGTATCGATTCGACTAACCTGCAATCACGACTCGGTATGGAGCGCGCAACGGCGATCGCCGGCGCGCCGCCCGGCACCCCCGCGAAGACGGGCGACATCCGAGTCCTGTCCTGACGTCTAGTCATTGGTTCCCGATGCCAAGAAAACGCCCCTCCTCACGCGGCTCCACGCGGGGTCACGCCGCAGCGCGGCGGGCGATCTCGCCTCGCCGCATCATCGCCCTCGTCTCCACCTGCCTGCTGATCTGCAGCCTGCTGACCGCCTACGGCGTCTACTGGAACATCTACAACAAGATCAACCAGCAGAGCATCGACCTCGACCCGTTCGGCGACCGCCCCACCCGGGTCGACGGCGTCCTCAACATCATGCTGATCGGCTCCGACGTGCGCAGCGGCGACAACGCCGACTACGGCGACGCCGAGGGCGAGCGCCCGGACACCCTGGCCATCGCGCACATCTCCCCCGAGAAGGGCCGGGCGACCATCGTCAACATCCCCCGGGACTCGGTGGTCGACATGCCGGCCTGCGAGCCGACCGACGACAAGCCCGGCCAGGACGCGCACACCGCGATGATCGGCGAGGCGATGAACAACGGCGGCGTCCAGTGCCTGTGGGGCACCGTCGAGCAGCTCACCAACGTGCACATCGACCACTTCGTCAGCGTCGACTTCGTCGGCTTCAAGGAGATGGTCGACGCGCTCGGCGGGGTCACCATGTGCATCCCCGAGCCGATCCAGGACGAGAAGGCCGGCCACCTGAACCTGGAGGCCGGCGAGCAGACCCTGGACGGCGAGGAGGCGCTGGGCTACGTCCGGTCCCGCAAGGGGCAGGGCGACGGCAGCGACCTGTCCCGGATCGACCGGCAGCAGGACTTCATGGGCGCCATGCTGCAAGAGGTGGTGAACGGCGACGTGCTGTCCAGCCCGGGCACCCTCAACTCCTTCCTCGGCTCGGTCGCGGACTCGCTGAGCACCGACGACGGCCTGACCGTCTCCACCATGGGCGACATCGCGGTCGCCATGCGCGAGGTCGACCTGGGCGACATCGAGTTCGTCACGGTGCCCAACGGCCCGCACCCGGCCGACCCGAACCGGGTCGCCTGGAGCGAGCCCAAGTCGACCCAGCTGTGGCAGTCGGTGGCCAGCGACGAGATCAGCGACGGCAAGGACGACGAGGGCGGCGGCAAGGGCAAGGGCGACAAGACGCCCAAGGTGGAGCCGTCCACCGTCTCGGTGGAGGTGCTCAACGGCACGGACACCCCGGGCCTGGCCGACGAGGTCTCCACCGGCCTGGCCGGGATGGGCTTCCTGCCCGCCGGCACCGGCAACCCGCTCGGCGAGGCCCCGGAGAAGAGCACGGTCTACCACCCGCCGGGCAAGGAGGCCGAGGCGAAGGCGGTCGCGTCCAAGCTGAACAGCGCGACCACCGAGGAGAACCCGGCGCTGACCGACACCCTGCAGCTGGTCGTCGCCTACGACTGGAACGGGTTCAAGAGCAGCGGCGGAGGCGGCGGAGCGGACGTCGAGGGCAAGAGCGCCGCCGACGCCAAGACCGCCTGCTGACCCCTGCCCCCGCCGCGCCCGGCGCGGCCGGAACGGAGAGCGGCCCCGCACCGAAGCCGATCGGTACGGGGCCGTTCTCCGTTTCCGATCCTCCCCTGCCCCCGCTCATCGGCGGAGACGGCGATGATCTCGACGCTGCGGGGGTGGCGAAGCGCTCTGACGGCCCCGCAACGCCGGGATCATCGCGGGAGGGGCGGGGTCAGACCGCGACCCGCTCGGGCAGCGAGACCGGCTCGGGGACCGCCCCGCTGACGATCAGGTCGGTCCACATCCGGCAGACCTTGGCCAGCGCGTAGTTCTCGGTGATCTCCGCGCGGGCCGCGCCGCGCACCGCGTCGAACCGGCCCTCGGCGACGATGCCGTGGATCGCCTCGGCCATCGCCGCGGTGTCCTCGTGCAGCCAGCGGTGCGAGTAGATGGTGTCCGCGCCGGGCCAGGAGAGCACCGCCGGGATCCCGCCGGAGGCCGCGCACTCCGCCGGGGCCAGGTGGAAGCTCTCGTCGTCGCTGGTGGAGACGGTGAAGCCGATCCGGCGCAGCCACGCCGCGACGTCCGGGCCGAACGGGTCGAACACCACGCCCTCGGCGAGCAGCGGGTCCCGGCGGATCTCCCGGTAGGTGCGCTCGTAGTACTCGCGCTCCTCCGGCCGGTTCCAGATCCACCAGTAGTCCCAGGGCTGCTTGGACTTGACCGCCAGGGTGAAGCGGCGGTCCCGGCGGCGCAGCTCGCGCAGCACCTCCAGGGCCCGGTCCAGGCGCTTGCGGGACGGCGCGATGCCGATCATGCCCAGGGTGAACTCGGCGCCGGGCAGCTTCTCCCGGTCCAGCTGGTCGACGTCGACCCAGTTGGGCAGGGTGACCACCTTGTCCGCGGGCCAGCCGGCCAGCTCCCGGGTGAGCGAGGCGTAGTAGGGGCTGACGCAGATCACCGCGTCGACCTTCTCGATGTCCAGCTTGCGCGGCCACTCCGCGTACAGCTCGAACCGGTGCAGCCGGACCAGCAGCCGCTGGCCCTGCCGCTTGTGCTTGGCGTAGAATAGCGCGTTCGGCCCGCACCACTCGCAGATCACCACGTCCGCCCAGGCCGCCAGCTCCTTGCTGCGGTACTGGTCGTGGGCGCGCAGCGACTCCCACTCGTCCAGCCGGACGTCCAGCCCGGGCAGCGCGGTGAGGTGGTCGGCCAGCCGGGTGAAGAACTTGAGGTCGTGCCCGGCGATGACCACCTTGAGCGGGCGGGCCGGGTCGGTCCCGGCGGGGCCCTGCGGGCAGGCGAGGTCCAGGTAGCCGGCGAGCCGCTCGGCCGCCCGCTCCAGGGTGAACGCGGCCGAGGCGGAGCGGCAGCGCTCCGCGGCCTCGGCGCGCACCGCGGGGTCGGCGGCGAGCGTCAGCACGTCGGCCACGTCCTCGGTCTCCGCGCCGGGCTCGGCGAACAGCGGGTAGTCCTCGCCGAGCAGCGCCTCGTGCGCGGGGGTGCGGTTGAGCACCACCGGCAGCCCCAGCGCGCCCATCTCCAGCACCTTGGTGGACAGCTCCAGGCTGGCGTCCAGGTCCGGGTCGCGCCAGGAGAGCCCGACGTCGGCCCGGGCGGACAGCCGCAGCGCCTCGGCCCGCGGCTTCCCGCCGTGCCAGGTCACCCCCTGGGTGCCCTCCAGCGCCTTGGACATCCGGCGGGCCCAGTCCGGGTTGTCCCGGTGGATCTTGTCGCCGATCGCGTCCAGCTCGGCGGCGACCCCGCGCTCGGCGAGCGCCTCGGGCAGCCGGGTCATCTCCAGGGTGTTCCAGCGCGGCGCGAACTTGCCGGTGTAGACGAGGCGGAGCGGGCGGCCCCCGTCCCCGCCGGCGCCGTCCTGCCCGGATCCGGCCGGGGCCGGCAGGTCCTCGGGGAGTACCACCACCGGCGGGAACAGCACGCTCTTGCCGGCCGCGGCCGGGACCGCCGACTCCAGGAAGCAGCGCAGGTCCTCGGTCTGGCAGAGCAGGAAGCGGGAGGCCACCGCGATGTCGGTGAGCTCGGAGACCGCGCCGGCGGTCAGCTCGGGGACGCTCTGCGGCACGTCGGTGAGGTAGGTCCACAGCCGGCCCTTGAACGCCTCGCTCTGCGCGGCGAGCACGGCCAGCCGGCGGCCGCGCACCACGACCAGGTCGTAGCGGTCCCGGCCGTCCAGATCGGCCAGCAGGCCCACCGCCTGGTCCGGGGTGAGGCCGCGCGGCCCCAGGTCGGCCAGGAGCCCCTCCTCGTAGGGGCGGCGCACCTCGACTCCGGGGACCCCCTCCAGCGGGGCGACCAGCCGGTCGGTGGTGACCTCCGCCTTGAGCAGCAGCGTCACCCGGCAGCCGGCCGCGGCCAGCGCCTGCACCATGGACTGCGCCCAGACCGCGGAGCCGTCGATGATGTTCATGTCGACGTCGCCGTAGACGAGGGCGCGCGGCCGCCGCCCGCGGCCGTCCCCCCGGCCGTCCGTGAGTCCCTGCTTCGTCACGTCTTCCCTTTCCAGTGCCCCGGTCGCCGTTCCTCTGCGCGGCCCGCCCCCGTTCAATTCGTCCCCGGGGTGCTGTGCGCGCGGCCCTGCTCGGGGCCGGGGGCGGCGCCCCGGTCCGGCCCGAGGGCCAGCAGGCGGGCGCCGTGGCGGTTCCACAGTCCCGGGTCGATCCCCCGGGCGGCCAGCGCGGTGCGGACCAGGTCCGGCCGGACCGCGCCGACGAAAACGTAGTCCTGGTCGGCTCCGACCGCCCGGACCGCGTCGCCGCCGGGCACCGCGGCCTCGCCGACCGCGTCCGCGCCCGAGCACTCCGCCGCGCAGACCAGGTCGGCCAGGTGCGCCTCGCCGCGCGGGCCGTGCCACAGCGCGCTCCACGGCGCGTCGGCCTCGCGGGCCAGGGCCGCCCAGCGGGCCGCCCCGCCGCCGTCCGGCACCGGGACGGCGCGCACCGGCAGCCCGAACGAGCGGAGCCGCTCGACCCCGGTGAACCGGGCGGCCGCCTCGGGGACCACCACCTGCGCCGCGGGGTGGGCCTGCTTGAGCAGGTCGTCGGCGAGCGCCAGCGACTCGGTGTCGTCCAGCGGGGCGGCGAGCACCGCGGTGCGCCGCCCGGCCAGCGGCTGCCCGGCGCCGCCGGAGCCGGGGGCCAGGTCGAGCCGGCCGAGCACCTCGGCCAGCCGGACCGGGGTGGCGTCGGTGAGGAAGACCGAGCGGAGCGCGGCGCGCACCTCGTCCGGGGCGAGCGGGCCGGCGGCGCGCAGCCGGGCCAGCTCCTCGGCGGCCGCGTCGGAGCGGAGCGCGGAGGCGTCGGTGGGCACCGCGGGCCCGCGCTCTCCGTCGCCGGGGCGGCCCAGCAGCAGGGCCCGGGCGCCGCAGGCCAGCGCCCGGTCGGCGGCGGCCTCGTCCGCGGCGATGACCGCGGCCGAGGAGCGGAGCAGCCCCGGCAGGTCCTCCCAGTGCGGGTCGGCGGTGCGCAGCCCCAGGCCGGCGACGAGCCGCCGGGCCACCGCGTTCAGCGGCCGGTACGGGACCGGCAGCACCGGCTCGGGGGAGCGCTCCGGTTCGGCGGCGATCGGGTTGAACCGGTGCAGCGGGACGCCCAGGTCGCCCTGGTGGACCAGGTCGAAGGGGAGCCGGGCCAGCGCGGGCGGCGCGGCGGCGTCGGCGATCAGCACGCTGGGCACGCCGCGGGCCGCGGCGGCCTCCAGCACCCAGGCCAGGGCGCGGGTGCGGTCGGCGGCGGCCGGGTCGCCGGTGTGCGCCCAGGCGCTGCCGGTTCCGGCCAGCGCCGCGGACGCGGTCACCAGCACCAGGTCGACGTCGACCGATTCGAACACCGGCTGGGCGTCCTGCGGGCGCAGCGGCACCACGCGCAGGTAGGGCTCGACCGCGGCGGCCGCCTCCGGGGAGAGCACCCCGGCCACCGCCAGCCGCTCGTCGCGCACCCCGATGGTGCCGCTGAGCAGCCGCACCTCCTGGCGCTCGGTCTCATAGGAGCGGACCGGGTCGGGCTTGCGCCGCCGGCCGGAGGCCTGGGTGGTGCCGCCGCTCCTGCGCCACAGCCGGAACAGGTCCCGGGGCAGCCGGACCAGGCCGCGGCCCGGGCGCTTGGCCGCGGAGGTCAGCGCCCGGCCGACCTGGAGCGAGGTCGACCCCTCCAGGGCGGCCAGCCGCGCCTGCGCCTCGGAGAGCTGGGCCTCCCGCTCCGACAGCGCCCGCCGCAGCTGCTCGGTCTGGCTCTGCTCGCGCCGCTTCACCGCACCTCCCGCAGGGTCGGCCGGGCGCCGGTCCCGGAGGGGGTGCGGTGCGCCGCCGGACGGGCCGGGGCGTGCGGGGCGGCCGCCGCGGGCCCCCGCCCCCGGTCATCGGGTCGTGGCGTGCTGGGGGAGAACCAAGCCGGCACGGCAACTCCTTCCAAAGCTTCAGGTATCCGGGCCGGTCGCGGGAGGGCCAGCGCCGATCGCGCGGGGCCCGGCCGCCCGGCGGGCGGTCGGGCGGCGCGGGCCGGGCGCCCGCGCCGAGGAGGGTTCAATGGTCTCCCACCTCGCCGCAGAGCACGGAGGCGATCCGCTCTCCGGCCCGGCCGTCCCACAGCGGTGGCACCGCCCGCTCGGCGGGGGCCTCCGCGGCGGCCTTGGCGACCAGGCCCGGCAGTTCGGGCAGCTCCGCCTCGGAGACGAGGCGGTTGGTGCCGTGCGTGATGGTCACCGGCCGCTCCGTGTTGGGGCGCAGGGTCAGACAGGGCACCCCGAGGATAGTCGTCTCCTCCTGGACGCCGCCCGAGTCGGTGACCACCGCGCTGCCGCCGCGGACCAGGGCCACGAAGTCGATGTAGCCCAGCGGCTCCAGCAGGTGCACCCGGGGGTGGTCGCCCAGGCCGGCCGCTGCGAAGGCGGCCCGGCCGCGCGGGTGCACCGGCATCACCACGTCGATGCCGTCGGCGACCTCGTGCACCGCGGCGACCAGGCGGGCCACCGTCTCCGGCCGGTCGACGTTGGCCGGCCGGTGCAGGGTGGCGGCCACGTAGGACTCGGGCAGGCCGGTCCGCTCGCGCAGCGCGCCGGTGTCGAACCGGTCCAGGTTGGCCAGGAGCGTGTCGATCATCGGGTTGCCGACCAGGTGCACCCGGCCGACCGGGACGCCCTCGGCGGCCAGGTGGCCGACGGCCTCGGGGCTGGTGGCGAAGCAGAGGTCGGAGAGCTGGTCGGTGACGCGACGGTTGACCTCTTCGGGCATGGTCATGTCGAAGGAGCGCAGCCCGGCCTCCACGTGCGCGACCGGCACGCCCAGCTTGGCGGCGACCAGCGCGGCGGCCACGGTGGAGTTCACGTCGCCGTAGACCACCACCGTGCCGGGGCGGCGCTCGGTGAACTCCTTCTCCAGGCCGACCATGAGCGCCGCGGTCTGCTCGGCGTGCGTCCCGGAGCCCACGCCCAGGTCGGCGTCGGGGCGGGGCAGGCCCAGGTCGCGGAAGAACACCGCGGACATCCGGTCGTCGTAGTGCTGACCGGTGTGCAGCACGCTCTGCTCGGCGCCGCGCCGCTCCAGCGCCGCCACCACGGGCGCCGCCTTCACGAAGTTCGGCCGCGCGCCGACGATGTGCAGGAACGCGCCCGGCGCCGCGACGTCGGCGGCCGGTGCCGGTGACCCTGTTGACACTGTCTTCCTTTCAGCTGTTCCCGGGTGCACAGTTTGCGCGCCTCCCGGGATCTCGACGCCCGAACGTCACCGTCCGGCCATCCCCGCGTGGTTGCATTCGAGCGTGTTGCAGAACGTGAGAGCGGCGACCTACGCCGCCACCCTCGCCTGGCGCCACCTGCGGGACGAACCCGCGCGCTCCCCCCTGCTGCTGCTGCGGGTGCTGCCCGCCCCGGCCCGTGCGGGCCTGCGCCGCGCGGCGGCCCGGGGCGGCCCGCTGCTGCGGGCCTACGCGCTGGCCGACGCCGGTGAACGGGACGAGGCCGTGCGCACCGTGCGCGGTGCCGCCCATCGCGCCTCCCCCCGCTCGCTCGCCCGGTCGGCCGCGTTCGCCCTGGCGATCCGCGAGACCGGCCTGGCCGACGAGCTGATCGAGCGCCTGCCCGAGGGCGGCCGGCGCGCGGCGCTGGCCGACCGCTCGGCACTGGTCGCCGGGCGCAGGGTGCCCGACCACCGTGGATACACGCTCACCGTAGCCCCGGAGCGGAGAACGCGGCGCGACCGCCCGGTGAACGGTCAGCGATCAGCCGAGCACGCCCGGCATGCCGGCCTGCGCGTGCTGCACATGGTCACCAACGCGCTCCCGCACACCAACGCCGGCTACACCCAGCGCACCCACCGGATCGCGCTGGGCCAGCGGGCGGCGGGGCTGGACGCGCAGGTGGCGACCAGGGCGGGCTACCCGCTCAGCGCGGGGAAGCCGGACGCCCGGCCGCGCCTGGAGCTGGACGGCGTGCCCTACCACCGGCTGCTGCCCTGGTCGGCGCCGTCCGGCTGGGACGGCGAGGTGCGGGCGGGGGTGCGGCTGGCCGGCCCGCTGCTGGACCGGATCCGGCCGCACCTGCTGCACGCGGCCAGCAACCACGTCAACGGCCGCACCGCGATCGAGCTGGGGCGCGCCCGCGGCCTGCCGGTGGTCTACGAGGTCCGCGGCTTCCTGGAGGAGTCCTGGCTGTCCCGGGACCCCTCCCGGTCCACCGCGGACGCCTACTACCGGGCCGAGCGGGAGCGCGAGACGGCCTGCATGCTCGACGCGGACCTGGTGGTCACGCTGGGCGAGGCGATGCGCGCCGACATCGTGGCGCGCGGCGTGCCCGCGGAGAAGGTGCTGGTGGTGCCGAACGCGGTGGACGAGTCGTTCCTGGAGCCGCTGCCGGACGGCGGCGCGGTGCGCGGCCGGCTCGGCATCCCCGCCGACGCGTTCGTGGTCGGCACCACCACCAGCTGCTACGGCTACGAAGGGCTGGACACCCTGGTGGACGCGGTGGCGCTGCTGCGCGGGCAGGGCGTGCCGGCGCACGCGCTGATCGTCGGGGACGGCCCGGAGCTGCCCGGGCTGCGCCGGCGCGCCGCCGAGGCCGGGCTGGACGGTGCGGCGCACTTCCCCGGCCGGGTCCCGGCGGGCGAGGTCCGCGCGCACCACGCGGCGCTGGACGTGTTCGCGGTGCCCCGGCGCGACGAGCGGGTGAGCCGGCTGGTGACGCCGCTCAAGCCGGTGGAGGCGATGGCCGGCGGGCTGCCCGTGGTCGCCTCCGACCTGCCCGCGCTGCGCGAGCTGGTGCGGCCGGGGCGCACCGGGGAGCTGGTCGGCGCGGGCGACGCGGCGGCGCTGGCGGAGCGGCTCGCCGCGCTGGCCGCCGATCCCGCGGCGCGCGCCGCGCTCGGCGGCGAGGCGCAGGCCCGGATCGGGCGGGACCGGACCTGGACGGCGGCGGCGCACCGGTACGCGGCGGCCTATCGGGGGCTGCTCGGTGGCGGGGGTGAATGGAGTGTTTCGTCTAACCCCGAGTGACTGGAGAGTAAATTCCGCCCGGTAATTCGGAAGCATGCTCCGATATCCGGAGATAGCACTCTAAAGTCGGACTCGATGAGACCGGATCCGGTCCCGGGAGGGGCCCGGAGCCGGGCGGACCTCGGTCGACGCGGAGGAAGAACACCAGGCGGATTTGTCCGAACCAGGCCATTTCTCAGGGGTCCGGCCAACTCGGAACTACGCTCAGGCGTCTAGCCAGAGTAGCCCGAAGGCGCACACTCCCCGCTGCGACACGCCTTTATCCGCAACCGCACGTCTTTGCAAGCGATACCGCCGAAAGCGCTCAACGAAGGTGAGGGGCCCGTGGACGTCGCCACCCCAGCAAGCGATCTAGCCGTCATCGGTCTCGGATACGTCGGACTTCCGCTGGCGCACGAAGCCACCAGAGCCGGGCTCACCGTCACCGGGCTCGACCTGTCCGAGGCCGTGGTCGACGGCCTGAACGCCGGCCGGTCGCACATCGACGACCTGTCCGACACCGACATCGAGCGGATGCGCGAGGCGGGGTTCGCCGCGACCACCGACGCCTCCCGGCTGGCGGGCGCGAGCACCATCGTGATCTGCGTGCCCACCCCGCTGTCCGCGGAGGGCGGCCCCGACCTCGGCGCGGTCACCTCGGCGGCCGCCTCGATCGCGGCGCACCTGACCCCGGGCACCCTGGTGGTGCTGGAGTCCACCACCTACCCCGGCACCACCGAGGAGGTGGTCCGGCCCATCCTGGAGGAGTCCGGGCTGATCGCCGGAGCCGACTTCCACCTGGCCTTCTCCCCGGAGCGGATCGACCCGGGCAACCCCTCGTTCGGGGTGGCCAACACGCCCAAGGTGGTCGGCGGCCTCACCGAGGAGTGCGGGCGGCGCGCCGCCGCGTTCTACAACCGCTTCGTCGAGCAGGTGGTGCGGGCGCGCGGCACCCGCGAGGCGGAGATGGCCAAGCTGCTGGAGAACACCTACCGGCACGTCAACATCGCGCTGGTCAACGAGATGGCGGTGTTCTGCCAGGAGCTCGGCGTGGACCTGTGGGACTCCATCGCCTGCGCCGCCACCAAGCCGTTCGGCTTCCAGGCCTTCTACCCCGGCCCCGGGGTGGGCGGGCACTGCATCCCGATCGACCCGAACTACCTCTCCTACAAGGTGAAGACGCTGGGCTACCCGTTCCGCTTCGTGGAGCTGGCCCAGGAGATCAACGCCCGGATGCCCGCCTACGTGGCGCAGCGCGCCCAGGAGCTGCTCAACGACACCGGGCTGGCGCTCTCCCGCTCCCGGGTGCTGCTGCTCGGGGTCACCTACAAGGCCGGCATCGCCGACCAGCGCGAGTCGCCGGCCCGCCCGGTCGCCCGCAAGCTGGCCGCCAAGGGCGCCGACCTCACCTACCACGACCCCTACGTGGCGGAGTGGTCGCTCAACGGCACCCAGGTCCCCCGCGCCCTGGACCTGGAGCAGGCGCTGGCCGAGGCCGACCTCACCATCCTGCTCACCGACCACCCCGACTACCGGCCCAAGCTGCTGGCCGAGCACGCCCGGCTGCTGCTGGACACCCGCGGCGTGATGCGCCGGCTGCCCCCGAACTCCCCGGACCGGGCGCACAGCACCACCTCCCCGATCGAGCGCGAGGGCATCGAGGTCCTCTAGGCACGCCCGGACGCACCCGTCCGCGAGGCGGTCCGGCCCGGCGGCCGGACCGCCTCCCCGTGCACGCACCCACCCGGATCCCGCCCCACACCCGCCCGCGGTGGAGCTCCACCTGGCGGTGCGGCGCCATCTCGCGGTGCAGCGCTGCCTCGCCGGGCTCCGGCCCGTTGCCTTCCCCGGCCCTGACCGCGCGTCCGGCGCCCGCCCGCGAGACCGGCGGACCGGGCGAAAGCGGCACCCCTGAACCCGACGTCGCCGTGACCGCTGAGGGGCACCGCGCAGGGGAGGGAGGCGGAGGCGAGCCGAGCACCGCCCCCGCCGCCCCGGCAGCGGGGGTCGGGCGATACCGGGCCATGCGCCGCCCGGCCGCCGCTCCGCCCCGACCCGGCCGGGAGAGGGCGGGCGGCGCCGCGCCTCCCCGCGGTGCGGCGCCACCGGCGCGGCCCCGCCTCGTCGGACTCAACGCCACCACTGCGGGACGCCCGCAGCGGCCGCTGCTCTCGGGGTCGTCGACCGCTCTGGACCCGCTCACCGGTACGGGCGAGCAGGCCGGGGCCGGTCGGTGACCACGATCAACGGAGGCCGCGGCGCGCCGCCCGGCCCGGCTGCGGGACCGGGGCCCGACGCGGGTGGGCTTCACCGCGGGTCGGGGCAAGGCCGGGGCAGGGCCGACCTGCCCGGGACGGCCGGTGTGCCCGCAGGTCACCTGGCCCGCACCCGTCTCTTCATACGCGCGGCGCCCTCGGGTACGCCCGTCCTTCACCCTCCGTTCGCCGGGCCCTCCTACCCTTCCCAGCAGGTCGGCCGCCCATCCGGGCGGGAACCCCCCGGACCGGGACGCTCACCACCCAGGCGGAGGTGCCCATGCACGCACTCGTGGCCACCG from Nocardiopsis composta encodes:
- a CDS encoding serine/threonine-protein kinase; translation: MSDPQPLDPADPREIGRYRLLGRLGEGGQGVVYLGEAPDGARAAVKTLNPAGMRDPGLRDRFVREAAAARQVASFCTAAVLDADFSASPPYIASEYVEGPSLGEVVRDGGPVSGGDLDRLAVNIATALVAVHEAGIVHRDLKPDNVLLAAGGARVIDFGVAQVPQAQGERTHTSIGTPAFMAPEQIGGEGIGPHTDVFAWGSVVAFAATGRPPFAGRTVAEVLNRVVNAAPDLDGLPERLRGPVTAALNKNPARRPSSQDLLMELLGRRTAPPAAPSAAGAAGATVPVAGAAAPTRAAPAEPPAKRRWPAVAAVLALLAAAAAGAFLLARGLGGDGAGPEGREAAEGTAEAAPDSESSPSAPPPSPESTGEPMPVPEFTADYAADWEGAVDGVLWTLQVDEGDRTASLENEDDDDCFYELSVVEGSTDPAEGLTADVTGTGRGEECTTAPADTARITLEDGILTVALDDAGTSALALRMRPEAD
- a CDS encoding TIGR03089 family protein encodes the protein MSPDTPAALWRSAAAQDPSRPFVTAYDADTGGRVELSYATFDNWVAKTSGLIADGLGAVPGERVALALPVHWQSLVWLLACWSTGTVPVPATGPGEVPEADVAVVDAARVEAALDGPAREVVAASLHPLGAPLADCPPAALDYSDEVRAYPDAFSPRGAAGPGDPALELDGVRSGAELVAAAQETAKRWMLTSDDRVAIITSARDPLGALGSGLSALLAPLSRTVPLILSPSIDSTNLQSRLGMERATAIAGAPPGTPAKTGDIRVLS
- a CDS encoding LCP family protein translates to MPRKRPSSRGSTRGHAAARRAISPRRIIALVSTCLLICSLLTAYGVYWNIYNKINQQSIDLDPFGDRPTRVDGVLNIMLIGSDVRSGDNADYGDAEGERPDTLAIAHISPEKGRATIVNIPRDSVVDMPACEPTDDKPGQDAHTAMIGEAMNNGGVQCLWGTVEQLTNVHIDHFVSVDFVGFKEMVDALGGVTMCIPEPIQDEKAGHLNLEAGEQTLDGEEALGYVRSRKGQGDGSDLSRIDRQQDFMGAMLQEVVNGDVLSSPGTLNSFLGSVADSLSTDDGLTVSTMGDIAVAMREVDLGDIEFVTVPNGPHPADPNRVAWSEPKSTQLWQSVASDEISDGKDDEGGGKGKGDKTPKVEPSTVSVEVLNGTDTPGLADEVSTGLAGMGFLPAGTGNPLGEAPEKSTVYHPPGKEAEAKAVASKLNSATTEENPALTDTLQLVVAYDWNGFKSSGGGGGADVEGKSAADAKTAC
- a CDS encoding glycosyltransferase family 4 protein is translated as MNIIDGSAVWAQSMVQALAAAGCRVTLLLKAEVTTDRLVAPLEGVPGVEVRRPYEEGLLADLGPRGLTPDQAVGLLADLDGRDRYDLVVVRGRRLAVLAAQSEAFKGRLWTYLTDVPQSVPELTAGAVSELTDIAVASRFLLCQTEDLRCFLESAVPAAAGKSVLFPPVVVLPEDLPAPAGSGQDGAGGDGGRPLRLVYTGKFAPRWNTLEMTRLPEALAERGVAAELDAIGDKIHRDNPDWARRMSKALEGTQGVTWHGGKPRAEALRLSARADVGLSWRDPDLDASLELSTKVLEMGALGLPVVLNRTPAHEALLGEDYPLFAEPGAETEDVADVLTLAADPAVRAEAAERCRSASAAFTLERAAERLAGYLDLACPQGPAGTDPARPLKVVIAGHDLKFFTRLADHLTALPGLDVRLDEWESLRAHDQYRSKELAAWADVVICEWCGPNALFYAKHKRQGQRLLVRLHRFELYAEWPRKLDIEKVDAVICVSPYYASLTRELAGWPADKVVTLPNWVDVDQLDREKLPGAEFTLGMIGIAPSRKRLDRALEVLRELRRRDRRFTLAVKSKQPWDYWWIWNRPEEREYYERTYREIRRDPLLAEGVVFDPFGPDVAAWLRRIGFTVSTSDDESFHLAPAECAASGGIPAVLSWPGADTIYSHRWLHEDTAAMAEAIHGIVAEGRFDAVRGAARAEITENYALAKVCRMWTDLIVSGAVPEPVSLPERVAV